The genomic segment GGATCCAGAGCTCGCGCGCCGCTTCGTCGGAGCTTTCGAGCCCGGCGCGTCCGCGTTCCGCGCCAGCCGCCCGGTGAGCCAGGCGGTCGCGGTGCTCGGCGGCGGGCCGTACTCGTACTTCCGCTACGAGATGCACCGCGCCTCCGAGCACGCGGGCACCGTGTTCGCGGACGCCGCAATCGAGCTCGAGGCCGCGACGGGTCGCGCGAACGACGCCGTCGAGTGTTACCGCAGCGACGACGCAGAGGTCGTCTTCTTCCTGATCGGCTCGCTCTCCACCACTGCCAAGGACGCGGTGGACCGGCTGCGCGAATCGGGGACGCGCGCCGGGCTGGTGCGCCCGCGGCTGCTGCGGCCGTTTCCGACCGCGGCGCTGCGAAGCGCGCTCCACGGGCGAAGAGCCGTCGCCGTCGTCGACCAGGACCTCTCGATCGGCTCCGGCGGCGTGCTGCACGCCGAGCTCGCTGGCGCGCTGCACGGGCAGGCCGGCGCGCCGCTGCTCGCGAGCTTCATCGGCGGGCTCGGCGGCCGGCGCGTGGGCGTGGACGAGCTCTGCTCCATCTCGGGCGAGGCGCTCGAGGCCGCGAGCGCCGGCCGGCCGCCCGCGCCGCGGCTGCTCTACACCGAGGCGGAGCTGCGCGAGGTGCGAAAGCTCCAGGCGATCGCGCACGAGGAGCGACACCGATGAGCGACGCGGACGAGCCGACCCGCTACCGCCGCATGCAGGACCTTCCCTCGACGCACCTGCTCGGCTCCGGCACCTCGCTCTGCGCCGGCTGCGGGGGGCTCGGCGCGTTCCGCGAGCTGTACGAAGTGCTCGGCGAGCGCACGGTCGTGGTGAACGCGGCCGGCTGCATGAGCCTGCTCGCGACGCACCCGTTCACGCCGTTTCGCGGCTCGTGGCTGTACTCCGCGATGGCCTCGGCGCCGGCCGGCGCGCAGGGCGTGCGCGACGCGCTCGACATCCTGATCGCCAAGCGGCGCATCCCCGCCGACGAGGACCTCGACGTCGTCGTGCTCACCGGCGACGGCGCGGCGTCGGGCATGGGCCTCTCGGCGACCTCGGCCGCGATCGATCGCGGGCTCGACTTCATCTACCTCTGCTACGACAACGAGGGCTACGGGAACACCGGCCAGCAGAGCTCCGCGTCGACGCCGCACGGCGCGCGCACCGCCACCGACCGCGGGCCGCGCGGCTACCCGGGCGTGAAGAAGGACCTGTTCGCGCTCTGGGTCGCGAACCGCCCGGCGTACGCGGCGACGATCATCGCCGCCGAGCCGGTCGACCTGGCGCGAAAGGTCGAGAAGGCGAAGCGCATGAAGGGGCCGCGGCTGCTGCTCGCGCTCGCGCCGTGTCCGCCCGGCTGGGGCTTCGACCCGAAGGACTCGATCGAGATCGGAAGGCTCGCGGTCCGCACCGGCGTCTGGCCGCTGCTCGAGTACGCGGACGGCCGGGTCGTCCGCACCAAGCA from the Deltaproteobacteria bacterium genome contains:
- a CDS encoding pyruvate synthase, whose protein sequence is MSDADEPTRYRRMQDLPSTHLLGSGTSLCAGCGGLGAFRELYEVLGERTVVVNAAGCMSLLATHPFTPFRGSWLYSAMASAPAGAQGVRDALDILIAKRRIPADEDLDVVVLTGDGAASGMGLSATSAAIDRGLDFIYLCYDNEGYGNTGQQSSASTPHGARTATDRGPRGYPGVKKDLFALWVANRPAYAATIIAAEPVDLARKVEKAKRMKGPRLLLALAPCPPGWGFDPKDSIEIGRLAVRTGVWPLLEYADGRVVRTKHYEPRLPVERYLERQRRFAHLFEPRRDEQTLAAIQTAVDEACARVT
- a CDS encoding pyruvate synthase encodes the protein MSRVLLSGNAAIAWGARLAGVDYVPAFPITPQTEIIETLAGWIGSNELDARTVMFESEHSMLTAAGAAASTGVRVFTATSSQGLLYAMEMLYSVAGWRAPFVLVNVSRAVAAPVTLHSDHGDVLAARDSGFLQLHAATCQEALDLVLLGYRTAEHPDVRLPALVNLDGFLLSFTREPVELPDPELARRFVGAFEPGASAFRASRPVSQAVAVLGGGPYSYFRYEMHRASEHAGTVFADAAIELEAATGRANDAVECYRSDDAEVVFFLIGSLSTTAKDAVDRLRESGTRAGLVRPRLLRPFPTAALRSALHGRRAVAVVDQDLSIGSGGVLHAELAGALHGQAGAPLLASFIGGLGGRRVGVDELCSISGEALEAASAGRPPAPRLLYTEAELREVRKLQAIAHEERHR